GGATCTGCTTCGGGACACGTATGAACCCGGAACGACATTCAGAGACGCATTTGCGAGATTTCTGAAAGCGCTCTTTCCGTCATCCGGACTTGTCCTTATTTCGCCCGACCACCGCGGTTTCAAGGATGCGGCCGTTCCGCTCTTCGTAAAAGAGGTCAAGGAATCTGCCGACGTGGCCGAGCGCGTGTTGCGCGTCAGCGAGGAGTTGGCAAAGGACTATCACGCGCAGGTACGAGTCCGACCCACCAATCTTTTCTACGTGGATGACCGGGGCCGATCTGCCATTGATGCCGAGTCATCCGGTGATCGGTTTTCAATTCGCGATCACGATGGTACCCTTACGCGAGACGAGTTAATCGCGCTGATCGAATCGGATCCGTGCGCCATCAGTCCAAATGTTGTGCTTCGGCCGATTCTTCAGGACCGGCTGCTGCCTACTCTGGCGTATGTCGGCGGACCGGGCGAGGTGGCCTACTTCGCCCAGTTCAAGCCGGTTTACGACTGGGCCGGTCAGCCCATGCCGGCTGTGTATCCGAGGGCAAGCGTGACCTTCGTGGAAGCTAGGATTCAGAAGATCCTGGCCCGGTACAACCTGAGTATCCCGGACATAGGATCTGACCTCGAAGGGCTCTTCAAGCAGGTCATCCTGGACAAGCTGGATGTTGACTTGCCGGCCCGATTTGAAGATGCCGCGCGTCGTATTGATCAGTCCATCGAGGAGATAAGACCGGTCGTTGTAAGCACGGACGCGACTCTCGCCAAAGTCCTTGAAGCGACACGTGCAAATTTGCACAACGAGTGGAAGAAGCTGCAGGGCAAAGTGCTGAAGGCGGAGAAGCGGCATCACGATGAGGACCGCAGTCGGCTTGAACGCCTCCAGGAGAACCTGTATCCGGGCGGAAGCCTCCAGGAGCGCGGCCTGTCCGTCATCCAGTTCCTGAACAAGTATGGGCTGGGGTTCACGGAAGATCTGATGTCTGCGATGTCTACAGATACTCGTGAGCATCAGGCAATCATGGTGGGTTCCTGAAGGTTATGGAGGATCAGCGCCCACAAAGTGATTCGAAACAGCCGCTCCCGTTTTCTCCGCTTGTAGAGCAGGCAATCGAGCTTTCAGCCCAGTGGCATGATCGCACGTATCGAAAGAGTCGTTGGCGAGATGAACCGTTTGAGGTGCCCGATGATGAGTACCTCAAGGTCCCGGTCGTATCGCATGTGACCAGTGTCGCAATGATTGTTCAGCGGGCAGGATGGGATGATGAAACCGTGGCCGCAGCGTTCCTTCACGACGTCATCGAAGATGAGAATCGCTGGGAAGCACGTTTTCGCTACGAGAATCTCTCCGATCTGATGGGCGCGAGTGTCGCGGAGCTTGTACGGGAAGTTTCGGAAGAGAAGCTTGATGCCAGCGGCCGAAATCGACCATGGCGGGATCGGAAGATCGGCTACATCGAACGCCTCCGGAACGCCTCGGACGGGGCTGTGGCGATCAGTGTTGCGGACAAACTGCACAATCTGTGGACCATCAACAAGAGCCTGAAGAACGGTGTCGATGTCTTCAGCCGCGGCCGGATGCGGAAAGCGTTGCAGGGCGATCCGGATCAGCAGCGCTGGTTTTTCAATGAGATCCATTCGATCGCCGAACAGCGAGACGATCCGAGACTGAACGCCATGCGTTCTCGTCTGAAGGAGGAAATGACTCGGTTCGACGTGCTAACTGGCAAGTAGCCCGGCCTGACGTCAGGTCAGGAGTCGGCTGTGTTCGACCAGAGTGCAGCGATTGCGGATGTACGGTATCCCGGCTTCGTTCGCCAGTTCCTCGGCCTCGAATGACGAGACGCCAATCTGCGTCCAGATTACGGGATTGTTGCCCGACCGATCCCTGCGGGCGATGGCCTCACGCACGACGCCCTCCATGAATTCCGGTCTTCTGAATACATCCACCAGATCGAGGGAGATGGAATCGGGGATGTCAAGCAAAGATGGATAGGCTTGCTCACCAAGCAGTTCGTCCCTGTGCGGGTTGACTGGAACAATAGTGTATCCGGCCTCCTGCAGGTACACCGCTATCTTGTAGCTGGTGCGGGTCGACCGCGGGGAAAGGCCCACAACGGCGATCGTACGTGTCCGTCTCAGTAATTCAGCTATGTCCATCGTCGAGGTATCTGCGCGGCCGGGAAATTGTTAGCATGGGAGCATACGCCAAAGACGCTAATGACAATCGCACTCGGGAATCATATCAACCCCAAATTCAAACTCGGAATCGTATTATTGCCGGTCGGAGGATGTTCGAAGTGCGAAACGGGTGAGGTCGCGGCCCCACCGAAATCACAGCAGTGAGTACATGGCGAGCTACCCATTCACGGAGATCGAGGAAAAGTGGCAGAGATTCTGGGAGACGGAGTCTGTCTTTGCCACGAATCGGCATCCGAAAGGGGATCTGGAGAAGTTCTATGTCCTCGACATGTTTCCTTACCCGTCCGGCGTCGGACTGCACGTCGGCCACCCGCTGGGATACATTGCGACCGACATCGTTGCGCGATACAAGAGGATGCTGGGACTTGAAGTGCTGCACCCCATCGGCTTCGATGCGTTCGGTCTTCCTGCCGAGCAGTTTGCCGTGGAGCACGGCGTTCACCCGCGGATCACGACTCAGAAGAACATCGAGAATATGCTTCGTCAACTCAAGCGTCTTGGCTTGAGTTATGACTGGAGCCGGGTAGTAGCCACGACAGATCCGGAGTACTATCGGTGGACGCAATGGATATTTCTCAAACTGTACAACAGCTACTACGACGGGGAATTGTCGAAGGCTTGTCCGATCGACGAGCTGATCGCTGCATTTGATGACGGCAGCAAGGCACCTGCGACTGGCGAGGACTGGTCGTCTCTCAACGAAGTAGAGCGGCAGGACGTACTCGCGGGGTATCGGCTCGCCTTCATGGCGGAAGTTCCGGTCAACTGGTGCCCCGCCCTTGGGACTGTTCTTGCAAACGAGGAGGTTACGAACGAGGGCAGAAGCGAGCGTGGCAATTACCCGGTATTCAAACGTCCGCTGAAGCAATGGATGCTTCGGATTACGGCGTACGCGGACCGTCTTGAGGATGACCTGAAGCTGGTCGACTGGCCAGAGCCGATCAAGATCATGCAGCGAAACTGGATCGGTCGTAGCCAGGGTGCAATGGTCGATTTCGCGATCGGCGGTCTTCCGGACGTGATCCGTGTCTTCACGACACGACCCGATACTCTGTTTGGTGCGACCTACATGGTCCTCGCACCGGAGCATCCGCTCGTCGACCTCGTCGCGACACCCGAACACCGTTCGGAGGTACGCAAATACCAGAGCGATGCGGCTGGCATGACCGAGGTCGATCGTATGGCGGAGGGCAAGCGGAAGACCGGTGCGTTTACTGGAGGATATGCGATCAATCCGGTGAACGGTCAAGAGATTCCGATCTGGATCGCCGACTATGTCCTTATGGGATACGGTACAGGGGCCATCATGGCCGTTCCCGGACACGATCAACGCGACTTCGAGTTCGCGAAACAATTCGATCTGGATATTCGCCCCGTGGTGATACCCGATGCCGCCTGGTTACAGCAGCGTGACATCGAGCAGGAAGCCTACCTGGCCAATCCGGCGGCGCTGGAGGAAACATTTACAGGAGCGGGATTCGGAGTCAACTCCGCAAATGCTGATGTATCTCTAAATGGTGTTGAGACGGATCAAGCCAAAACGTTGATAACCGGGTGGCTTGCCGAACACGATCTGGGTGAACAGGCTATTCAGTACAAACTGCGCGACTGGTTATTCAGTCGTCAGCGCTACTGGGGTGAGCCGTTTCCAATACTCCACGGTCCGGACGGTTCGATTCATGCTGTCCCGGAAGATGATCTCCCCGTAGTGCTGCCGGAGATGGAGGACTTCAGGCCACAGACGAGCGACAACCCGGACGATCCTCCGCGTCCACCATTGGGTCGGGCACCGGAATCGTGGCGGCACGTCATCGTGGACGGCGTGCGGTACGAGCGCGAGTTAAACACGATGCCCCAATGGGCTGGCTCATGCTGGTACTATCTCCGCTTTATCGAGCCGTGGAATAGCGAGCACTTCGTCGGCAAGGAACTGGAGGAGTTCTGGATGGCTCCGGGCGGGGTGGACTTGTATGTGGGGGGCGTTGAGCATGCCGTGCTACATCTGCTCTATGCCCGCTTCTGGCACAAGGTGTTATTCGATCTGGGCTATGTATCGGGACCTGAACCCTTCGGCCGCCTCATCAATCAGGGATACATTCAGGCCTACGCGTATCGGGACGAGCGCGGAGTCATCGTCGACTCTGAGAAGGTCGTCGACCAGGACAATCGTCCGGCTGCTGACGTGCAGGGCGAATCGGGGAAGGAGTACTTCCACGAGAGTGCGCCGGTCACGCAGGAGTATGGCAAGATGGGAAAGAGTCTGAAGAATGCCGTGAGCCCCGATGAGATAGCAGCCGAGTTCGGTTGCGACACCTTCCGACTCTACGAAATGTACCTGGGGCCGCTTGAAGCATCCAAGCCGTGGTCCACGCGAGACATCATCGGCGTACATCGCTTCTTGAACCGTGTCTGGCGGAACCTCGTCGATGAGGACACAGACACACTGCTCGTTACGGATGAAGATCCAGATGACGAACTTGGGCGCCTTCTGAATCGAACGGTGAGACGTGTGACGGATGATCTTGACCGTTTGAGTTTCAACACCGCCATTGCAGCACTCATCGAGTTGAACTCCGAAATGGTTGCATTGAAGCGGATTCCGCGACGTGTTGCGGATACGTTCATCTTGCTCCTCGCCCCGATGGCTCCCCACATGGCGGAAGAGCTGTGGCACAGGATGGGAAACAAGGAATCGCTGGCGTTTGCATCCTGGCCTTCGGTGGACGAGCAGTTGCTGCGCGAGGAGCAGGTCCACGTCGCTGTTCAAGTTAACGGGAAAGTACGTGGCTCCGTAGCGGTCGCGCCGGATGCCGACAAGGAGGTTGTCCTTGCTGCCGCACGTGCCGATGTGAACGTGGCCCGGCACCTGGAAGGAAAGGTTGTAAGGCGTGAGATCTACGTTCCCGGCAAGATTGTCAACCTGGTTGTGGAATGATCTCGTAGAGATCGGAGAAAGCTGTGACAGAAGATTCGATCGACGTTCTCGCGATAGCGGCACACCCGGACGACGTGGAATTGTGGGCCGGGGGAACCATCTGTTCGCTCACTGCGCGCGGGTTGGCCGTTGGCATCATTGACTTGACGCAAGGAGAACTCGGTTCGCGCGGGTCGGTCGAAGAGAGGCGAGAGGAGGCTGCCGCCGCTGCGACGATCATGGGGGTCCGTGTTCGGGAGAACTTGAAGATTCCGGACGGCAACATCGAGAACAACCTTCGGAATCGACTCCTTCTCATCCAGCAGATTCGGCGCTATCGACCAACGACGGTTCTGGTCGGCGCACCGGTTTGCCGACATCCGGATCATGGAGCGGCAACCGAACTTGCGACGGCTTCCGTCTTCTACTCCGGCCTCCGCAAGATTGAAACACTCGCCTCAGACGGTACACCACAGGAGCCGCATCGACCAGATCACGTCCTCCACTATATGCAGTCGATCCCTTTCGATCCAACGTTTGTCGTTGACGTATCCGACTTCTGGGATCAGAGAACCCGCGCAGTGCAGGCGTTCAAAAGCCAGTTCTTCAATGCAGACTACGAAGCGAAGTCCAATGAGCCGGAGACGTATGTTTCAAACCCGGCGTTCTTCGAATGGACGGAGGCGCGTGCCAGATCGTACGGCTACCCCATCGGTGCTCAATTCGCTGAACCGTTCCTGTATCGCAACGGGCCTGTGGGCCTTGATGACCTGACGTCGGTCCTGGCCCGTAAGCGCACGTTCAAATAGTCGCAAGGTCGTTAGTCTTCTTCGTCGAGGACGTACCGTACGAATTCTTCTGCCGTCGTGAAGGGCTTCCCGTCGGGAACGACCACGGCCGCGACAACATTCAGGAGATGGTCTGCCTTGTCCGGAGCGGTTTCGCGTAGCCGGTTCTTCACCGACGCGAACAGGTTCTGTGCCTCGTCTGATTTGCCGTCTCCGAGGATGACAATGATGCGTTCGACTATCGGGTCTGCGAACAGTGAGTCTTCTCGCTTCAGCACGTTCTGAAGGGCCTGAATGATTTCTCTGAAGTCGTCCGACCCTGTGCCGTCGTCTGGATCCTCCGTTCGCATGGCGACGAGGGTAAACGAAGAACCCGAAGTCTCGTAGTCGTCGAAGTAGAGCTGCAGTTCGTCAGTGAATCTTTCGCGGTTGAGGAAGACAAGCCCGGCGTCTTCAACAGGTGTCGGAGGCGCGGGTTCGACTGAGAATTCAAATGACGATGGCTCGTCAGGTGTTGCATCGACGGACACGGTCTGGTCAATGACAGGCTCTTGATGTGTCGGGACCCACAGATCCGTCTCTTCAGTTGGCTCCTCCGTCGTCGCATCGGATGGCGGCGTCGGTGCAACAGGTGGCACCTCAGCAACTGACGGCAAGGCCGTCGTTCCGCGAAGGCGCTGCAGTGATTTCGCAACATCGTCGGCTCTCGCAACAACATGTTCCAGCTGCCACCCGACGTCAACACGGCGCGTGACGTGGCCGATCTGAGGAATGAGAGAGATCGTTCGTTGCGAGAACCCGTCGACGCAGGCCAGGTGAACGCGCAGGCACCCGGTCATCAGGGTACTCATATAGTCGATGATCCGCCGCGATGCATCGTTGGCGGGCTCGGGCATGCCGAACAGAATCGTCGACGGGATATGTTCAAGTTCGGTTATGAGGCGAGCGAATGCGGTGCGGAACCGATCGAAGGACGAGAATCGGGCGAAGGCGCTGAAGTCATCGATGACGACTCGATCGGCCGTCGCATCTACGATGAGGCTGGCGAGGACCTTGAGCGACGACTCGAGGGAGTCGTCGTCGCGGTCGATCAATTCAAGCTCGAACGGTGTGCGGCTGACGCGGAGAAGGCCACTATTAACCGCCTGCGGGAGGTCAAAACCAAGAGACGTGGCCTGAATGGCCAGATCGGCGCTCCGCAGACGTGAAACGAGAAGCGAAGTCTGTAGCGACCGGGTTGCTGCAGCGATAAACGCTGGGGGCAGAAGGCTGCGACCGCTGGCGTTTGTTCCGTAGGTCAGGTAGCGGCCTCCCGCAAAGAGTCCACCCCACGACTGATCGACACTGTCAATGCCGAAAAGCGTTCTGGGAGCAAATGTAGCGGAGTCGTCCATGTGCCTTTTATAACACGAGAATTGGAAGTGCACTAGTCGCTGACACAAATCTTGTGCCGCGCCGTGAAGGTACTACCGCATTCACACCCGAATGGAGGCCTTTGGGGCCTGAGGCCGCAAATTGACACCTTCTCAACCGCCGACGAGCCACCCATTACAAGGTCCGGCGCCTCGATATCAACTACAATCCCCCGATGAGACTCTTCCGGCGATCAGAGGGCGCTGTTCCTGCGCTCGGCGAGCATGGCTGCGTACGCCATTGAAAGCACTTCTCGTGCTTCCGGGCTGGTCGCGAGGTGCCGGGCCACCTCGAGTCGCTGATTATCACTGAGAGTGCCTGCCAGGTAGGCCGCAAGAAGCTCCTCATTGATCTGAGCGGGGTCGCCCGGTGGACCACCGTGTCGTTCGGCGGGGGCGCGTTTGGGTTTCTTGCTTCGGGGAGCCAAATTGATTCCGGACAGTGTCCTGAAAGGTCTCGGCCGATATCGTCGGTAGACACCTATATTAACGGTCAAAATCGGTCGAATAGTGCCGGAAAGTCGTCAATTCTTTGACGGCAGCGGTCAGTGACGGCCGACTTTCCATCGAATTGATCGCTCACCTTCATGGATCCCGACCTTACCTCGATTCAGCAAGCTCGCGAACTCGTGGAGCAGGCGCATGCCGCACAGCACACGTATTCGAAGTTCACGCAGGACAAAGTTGATCATATCGTTGCTGCTATGGCCGGGGCAGGTGCCGGCGCGGCCTCCGAGTTGGCGCGCCGGGCACATGAAGAAACCGGCTTCGGCCGGATAGACAGCAAGACAGAGAAAAACCTGTTCGCTACGAAGACACTTCATGAGCGAATGCGCGGGATGAACACGGCGGGGATCATTAATCGGCCGGAGGGTGGTTCGATCTGGGAGGTCGCAACTCCGATGGGTGTGGTCGCTGCACTGATTCCGTCCACGAATCCGACATCGACGGCGATGTACAAGGCGATCATATCTGCGAAAGCGCGGTGCGGAATAGTCATGAGTCCACATCCACGTGCGGTTCGATGCACGCGGCGCGCACTTGCCGTCGTAGCCGATGCAGCCTACGATGCTGGAGCGCCCCCGGGGCTCTTCGGCTGCCTTCAGGATGTATCGCTCGCCGGCACGAACGAACTGCTCGAGCACGATCATACCGACGTGATCCTGGCCACCGGTGGTACGGCGATGGTGCAGGCAGCCTATTCGAAGGGCAAACCGGCCTACGGTGTCGGATCTGGTAACGTGCCGGTCTTCGTGGATCGATCCGCTGACGTGACCAAAGCGGCGGCGGACCTTGTGTACGGGGCGTCGTTTGACTGGGGCACGCTCTGTTCTACAGAACGGAGTATCGTTGCCGATCTTCCGATCCGTACCCGTTTGTTGAACGCCCTGAGATCGGAGGGCGCATACGTCGTCGACGAGCGGGAGAAACAGAAACTTCGAGATGTTCTGTTCGTGAACGGGCGGCTGAACGTGGAGCAGGTGGGGCGGTCACCCTCACATGTCGCCGGGTTGGCAGGTTTCTCTGTACCACCGTCGACCCGGGCGCTCGTCGCCGAAGTGGAAATGGTCGGTAAGAATGAGCTGCTGTCCTCGGAGACGCTCTCTCCCATCTTGTCATTCTACACGGCTGATGGATGGGAAGCCGGGTGCGACCGCTGTATCGAAGTGCTCGGTTTTGGCGGTATGGGTCACACGCTTGGTCTGCACTGTGAGAATGACCGAATCATTGAGGCGTTCGCCCTCGAAAAGCCGGCGATGCGGATTGTCGTAAACACGGTGGCGGCTCTTGGCTCGGTCGGGTTTACAACCGCGCTCTTCCCTGCGATGACTCTGGGCCCGGGCACGACGGGCGGTTCAATCACGAGCGACAATATTTCTCCGCTTCACCTGTTGAACTACAAGCGCCTCGCGTTCGAAACGGATCCGGTTAACCCGCCTGCTGAGCAGCGCCGAGGTACGTCGGCCGGTCAGAAGACCACGCGATCGCCAGCGCACGGGTCGTGGATTGACGAGATCGAGAGCCGCCTTCGCGAGCGGGCGGGAAACCCGCCTGTGCAGCCGACTGCAACCCGCCGGAGCCCCGCCGGCAACCTGCAGACGGCACGACCTGATACCTCGGCCGGGGAGATCGACGAAAAGCGTGTTCAGGACCTGATCAAGCGCTTCAAGAAGTGACGGATCCGGGTCACAATCCAAATTGACTGGCGCCTCGAAGGCGGGCTATATTCTTCTTTGGCGCCACGACACAAACGTACAGAATGGCATCGACGAGTGATTTTCGCAATGGTCTCGCAATCGTCTGGAATGACGATTTATGGACGATTACGGAGTTTCAGCACGTGAAACCCGGCAAGGGGGGTGCATTCGTTCGTACGAAGTTGAAGAACGTCCGCACAGGGCGTACGATGGACAACACCTTCCGCGCTGGAGAAAAGGTCGAGACCGCCCGCATTGAGCGTCGACCACACCAGTTTCTGTATCAGGATGATCTTGGCCTGCACTTTATGAACGCAGACACGTACGAGCAACTCCAGTTGCCGGCGGAAAGCGTTCCCGGTCGCGAGTTCGTCAAGGAGGGTGGGATGATCGATATCCTGTTCCACGCGGAGACGGAAGCGGCTCTAACGACCGAGATACCGAAGTCGGTTGATCTGGCCGTCGTCGAGACAGAACCCGGCGTCAGGGGCGATACAGCGACGGCAGCGACGAAGCCCGCGAAACTGGAAAGCGGTGCGTCCGTGAACGTCCCTCTCTTTATCAACGAAGGCGATGTCGTGCGAGTCAATACTGAGACGGGAGCGTACATCACGCGCGCGTCATCGAACTAGCCGACTAAGCACAGGCCCCGCGGGGCGCAAACGAAGAGCACACACATGGACCTTGACCGGATTCGCGACCTACTCCGACTCGTGGCGGAGAGCGACGTGGCGGAAGTTGAGTTAGAGGAAGATGGACTCAAGATCGTAGTGCGGAAGGAGAGCCCCAACGTTACGTTTCAGCCGGCGATGTCGTATATGCCGCCGCCGTATCCGGTTCAGGGCGGCTACGGACCACCACCACTCGCGCCCGCTGCACAAACTTCAGGCGGCCACACAGTGAGCGCCTCGACGCCTGCAGCCGTATCGAATATGGTGGAGGTGAAGGCGCCGATCGTCGGCACGTTCTACAGATCATCCTCACCTGACGCGGCACCATTTGTTGAGGTTGGCGACACGGTCAGCAGCGGCCAGGTGCTCTGCATCATCGAAGCCATGAAACTGATGAATGAGATCGAGGCCGAGATGTCCGGCGTCGTCCGCAAGATCCTCGTCGACAACGCGCAGGCCGTGGAGTTCGATCAGCCCTTGTTTGCCATCGAGCCCGGCTGATCCAGGGTAAGCACCAATCCCGGACCGTCCGATCTTCACCCCCATGTCGTCCGCATGAAGAAGATTCTTATCGCCAACAGAGGGGAGATCGCCCTCCGCATCATCCGTACCTGTCACGAGATGGGTCTCAAGACGGTTGCTGTCTTTTCCACGGTAGATCGCGACTCGCTGCATGTTCGATTTGCTGATGAGGCCGTTTGCATCGGGCCTCCACCCTCGCGCGACAGCTACCTTCGAATCGATCGGATCATCTCGGCGGCCGAAGTCACCGGTGCCGACGCGATTCATCCCGGCTACGGATTTCTTGCTGAAAACGCTGATTTTAGTGAGATCTGTGTTGATCACGGGATCAAGTTCATCGGTCCATCGGCGGAGACGATACGGCTCATGGGCAACAAGAGCCTGGCGAAGCGAACGATGCAGAAGGCGGGTGTCCCGGTCGTGCCGGGATCAGACGGCGTGGTGGACGATGCGAAGAAAGCCATTTCGATCGCTGCTGACATCGGATATCCCGTTATCGTCAAAGCGCGTTCGGGTGGTGGTG
The DNA window shown above is from Rhodothermales bacterium and carries:
- a CDS encoding aldehyde dehydrogenase family protein codes for the protein MDPDLTSIQQARELVEQAHAAQHTYSKFTQDKVDHIVAAMAGAGAGAASELARRAHEETGFGRIDSKTEKNLFATKTLHERMRGMNTAGIINRPEGGSIWEVATPMGVVAALIPSTNPTSTAMYKAIISAKARCGIVMSPHPRAVRCTRRALAVVADAAYDAGAPPGLFGCLQDVSLAGTNELLEHDHTDVILATGGTAMVQAAYSKGKPAYGVGSGNVPVFVDRSADVTKAAADLVYGASFDWGTLCSTERSIVADLPIRTRLLNALRSEGAYVVDEREKQKLRDVLFVNGRLNVEQVGRSPSHVAGLAGFSVPPSTRALVAEVEMVGKNELLSSETLSPILSFYTADGWEAGCDRCIEVLGFGGMGHTLGLHCENDRIIEAFALEKPAMRIVVNTVAALGSVGFTTALFPAMTLGPGTTGGSITSDNISPLHLLNYKRLAFETDPVNPPAEQRRGTSAGQKTTRSPAHGSWIDEIESRLRERAGNPPVQPTATRRSPAGNLQTARPDTSAGEIDEKRVQDLIKRFKK
- the efp gene encoding elongation factor P, with translation MASTSDFRNGLAIVWNDDLWTITEFQHVKPGKGGAFVRTKLKNVRTGRTMDNTFRAGEKVETARIERRPHQFLYQDDLGLHFMNADTYEQLQLPAESVPGREFVKEGGMIDILFHAETEAALTTEIPKSVDLAVVETEPGVRGDTATAATKPAKLESGASVNVPLFINEGDVVRVNTETGAYITRASSN
- the bshB1 gene encoding bacillithiol biosynthesis deacetylase BshB1; the protein is MTEDSIDVLAIAAHPDDVELWAGGTICSLTARGLAVGIIDLTQGELGSRGSVEERREEAAAAATIMGVRVRENLKIPDGNIENNLRNRLLLIQQIRRYRPTTVLVGAPVCRHPDHGAATELATASVFYSGLRKIETLASDGTPQEPHRPDHVLHYMQSIPFDPTFVVDVSDFWDQRTRAVQAFKSQFFNADYEAKSNEPETYVSNPAFFEWTEARARSYGYPIGAQFAEPFLYRNGPVGLDDLTSVLARKRTFK
- a CDS encoding acetyl-CoA carboxylase biotin carboxyl carrier protein → MDLDRIRDLLRLVAESDVAEVELEEDGLKIVVRKESPNVTFQPAMSYMPPPYPVQGGYGPPPLAPAAQTSGGHTVSASTPAAVSNMVEVKAPIVGTFYRSSSPDAAPFVEVGDTVSSGQVLCIIEAMKLMNEIEAEMSGVVRKILVDNAQAVEFDQPLFAIEPG
- a CDS encoding zf-HC2 domain-containing protein produces the protein MAPRSKKPKRAPAERHGGPPGDPAQINEELLAAYLAGTLSDNQRLEVARHLATSPEAREVLSMAYAAMLAERRNSAL
- a CDS encoding leucine--tRNA ligase encodes the protein MASYPFTEIEEKWQRFWETESVFATNRHPKGDLEKFYVLDMFPYPSGVGLHVGHPLGYIATDIVARYKRMLGLEVLHPIGFDAFGLPAEQFAVEHGVHPRITTQKNIENMLRQLKRLGLSYDWSRVVATTDPEYYRWTQWIFLKLYNSYYDGELSKACPIDELIAAFDDGSKAPATGEDWSSLNEVERQDVLAGYRLAFMAEVPVNWCPALGTVLANEEVTNEGRSERGNYPVFKRPLKQWMLRITAYADRLEDDLKLVDWPEPIKIMQRNWIGRSQGAMVDFAIGGLPDVIRVFTTRPDTLFGATYMVLAPEHPLVDLVATPEHRSEVRKYQSDAAGMTEVDRMAEGKRKTGAFTGGYAINPVNGQEIPIWIADYVLMGYGTGAIMAVPGHDQRDFEFAKQFDLDIRPVVIPDAAWLQQRDIEQEAYLANPAALEETFTGAGFGVNSANADVSLNGVETDQAKTLITGWLAEHDLGEQAIQYKLRDWLFSRQRYWGEPFPILHGPDGSIHAVPEDDLPVVLPEMEDFRPQTSDNPDDPPRPPLGRAPESWRHVIVDGVRYERELNTMPQWAGSCWYYLRFIEPWNSEHFVGKELEEFWMAPGGVDLYVGGVEHAVLHLLYARFWHKVLFDLGYVSGPEPFGRLINQGYIQAYAYRDERGVIVDSEKVVDQDNRPAADVQGESGKEYFHESAPVTQEYGKMGKSLKNAVSPDEIAAEFGCDTFRLYEMYLGPLEASKPWSTRDIIGVHRFLNRVWRNLVDEDTDTLLVTDEDPDDELGRLLNRTVRRVTDDLDRLSFNTAIAALIELNSEMVALKRIPRRVADTFILLLAPMAPHMAEELWHRMGNKESLAFASWPSVDEQLLREEQVHVAVQVNGKVRGSVAVAPDADKEVVLAAARADVNVARHLEGKVVRREIYVPGKIVNLVVE
- a CDS encoding CoA-binding protein yields the protein MDIAELLRRTRTIAVVGLSPRSTRTSYKIAVYLQEAGYTIVPVNPHRDELLGEQAYPSLLDIPDSISLDLVDVFRRPEFMEGVVREAIARRDRSGNNPVIWTQIGVSSFEAEELANEAGIPYIRNRCTLVEHSRLLT
- the bshC gene encoding bacillithiol biosynthesis cysteine-adding enzyme BshC — encoded protein: MNPNAPLTLTSRRLPFSTLPGFNRLFTDYCEEFDRVSRYFAVDYRDPVRLQAHCDRVLSIERDRDLLVNVLLEQNEQWGLDEATRLNIESLANQDSVAVVTGQQVGLFGGPLYTIYKTATAVKLAAELSTAGRSVVPVFWLEGEDHDLDEVRSTRIIGSRGLVSIDYDSGPPMPKGNYGPVGRLPLGPSIDDLIGEVESELPPTEFRDEVMDLLRDTYEPGTTFRDAFARFLKALFPSSGLVLISPDHRGFKDAAVPLFVKEVKESADVAERVLRVSEELAKDYHAQVRVRPTNLFYVDDRGRSAIDAESSGDRFSIRDHDGTLTRDELIALIESDPCAISPNVVLRPILQDRLLPTLAYVGGPGEVAYFAQFKPVYDWAGQPMPAVYPRASVTFVEARIQKILARYNLSIPDIGSDLEGLFKQVILDKLDVDLPARFEDAARRIDQSIEEIRPVVVSTDATLAKVLEATRANLHNEWKKLQGKVLKAEKRHHDEDRSRLERLQENLYPGGSLQERGLSVIQFLNKYGLGFTEDLMSAMSTDTREHQAIMVGS
- a CDS encoding HD domain-containing protein — protein: MEDQRPQSDSKQPLPFSPLVEQAIELSAQWHDRTYRKSRWRDEPFEVPDDEYLKVPVVSHVTSVAMIVQRAGWDDETVAAAFLHDVIEDENRWEARFRYENLSDLMGASVAELVREVSEEKLDASGRNRPWRDRKIGYIERLRNASDGAVAISVADKLHNLWTINKSLKNGVDVFSRGRMRKALQGDPDQQRWFFNEIHSIAEQRDDPRLNAMRSRLKEEMTRFDVLTGK